One region of Anser cygnoides isolate HZ-2024a breed goose chromosome 22, Taihu_goose_T2T_genome, whole genome shotgun sequence genomic DNA includes:
- the CD79B gene encoding B-cell antigen receptor complex-associated protein beta chain yields the protein MADFCRRLWVLQANLWLMALAAGGISAVGNSTGNSTSNSTGNGCRKLNQHPRYVAAKRNTPITFICYTQEPQSMQWYKTLEDSDQIYVMDQSTSRFSVKRKENFINFTIFRIRYEDNGIYVCDRKNLTSENKRPHMCGTELRVMGHSNIQQIQSRNTLKDAIIIIQSVLLVVFISVPMLLFLDKGEGKESPDEDHTYEGLEVEQMATYEDITPFRDVKAKWTVGEHPGEE from the exons ATGGCTGATTTCTGCAGGAGGCTCTGGGTGCTCCAGGCAAACCTCTGGCTGATGGCCCTGGCTGCAG GTGGGATCTCAGCAGTCGGGAACAGCACCGGGAACAGCACCAGTAACAGCACAG GCAATGGGTGCCGAAAGCTGAACCAGCACCCGCGCTACGTGGCTGCCAAGAGGAACACACCCATCACCTTCATCTGCTACACCCAAGAGCCCCAGAGCATGCAGTGGTACAAGACATTGGAGGACAGCGATCAGATCTATGTGATGGACCAGAGCACCTCCCGCTTCAGCgtcaagaggaaagaaaacttcattaACTTCACCATCTTCAGGATCAGATACGAGGACAACGGCATCTACGTGTGCGACAGGAAGAACCTCACATCGGAGAACAAGCGGCCGCACATGTGCGGGACGGAGCTCAGAGTCATGG gtcACAGCAACATCCAGCAGATCCAGAGCAGGAACACCCTGAAAGACGCCATCATCATCATCCAGTCCGTCCTGCTGGTTGTCTTCATCAGCGTCCCCATGCTCCTCTTCCTAGACAAA GGTGAAGGCAAAGAGAGCCCTGACGAGGACCACACCTATGAG GGTCTGGAGGTGGAGCAGATGGCCACCTACGAGGACATCACTCCTTTCCGTGACGTGAAGGCCAAATGGACGGTCGGGGAGCACCCAGGGGAGGAGTGA